CTCTCTTGCAATGTTATCTAGTTATCTATATGTAAGAACCGTGAAAGATTAATTAATTTGCTTATCTCGATACATTAAAATTGGTAAATTGACTAGCCATTGACCACACATGAGGGAGAGCAGCATTTCTATACTAGTCTCGCCTTCACCTACTCCCAATTgcaagccctttttttttttttttttggtccccctatttgttttgatttgtcATTGTAATGTAGTTTCCCCTTGCTTTTATGATATTGTCTAAAAAAAGGTAAATATTTTTGTACTTGACAATAATTGACATAATAGAATCTGAAACGAATGCGGTGTGTTTACAATGTACTACAATGCACTATATGAGAATAGGGAGCAATCTCAACACAAAACTATCGAATTTGAATCCACGTTAATCATAACAACAAAATAAgtataaataaagaaataaatatggGACTTAATTTATGTGGTTTAATCAACGTGATCTATTCCATGAGAAGATTTCAATAATAAATCAAGCGACACAATGGAAATTATCTTCTTGAAGGTAAACGTTTAGCTACTGATGGAATATAAAAAGAGTCTTGTCATGCTCTTATGGATCTTTACGCTTGTCCATATCGtttcattatatatatttgaattattcAATCTTGTGCTTAAGGCTTTGTTCATTTAAGggaaacaactttcatgaaatttttctcaattttttagcatttggttcacggaaaataaactagctaagataaaaaaaaaattatcaatggaAAAAACACCTTCAAAAGTACAGAAATATTTTCCGCTttctagaaaacaaaaaacattttccatcctCCTTATTTAACCTCTAGACTAAACACtatctttcaccaaacacattttactttatttttattttttttttatagaaattggaattttttaaattatttttagctttttattttttttccttttttcattttctttttacttcttccTCAATTGATCACTGACCATGATGGAAGTTGGCAACCTGTTACAAGCGAGCTTGAGCAAGCCCACATACCGATGAGGCTTGAGCTTGTTTGTGGCTGATCGCCATGGAGGCAATTTGCCAAGGacaaagcaaaaaggaaaaaaaaagttaacaaaaaaattcgaatattttaataattttttcctaaaagtcAAATCAGATATtaaaatggggaaaataatTTGTAACTCATCTTTAGAAATActggaaaatattatcattttcttgaaaaaagacttcatggaaaatattttatgtgaaACAAGCAGGGTCTACTTTAATGTGAATTATACATGCTTTTGTTGGTATGAAGAGGTTGCAATTTATAATCTCTTATTGCTACTTCAGGACTTTTTTTATATGGTTAAGCGCATACATAATGTGATATGAGACCCTTGACTGGTGATATTTCAGGTTTTATGCACTGATGGAGTGACCATTTTGACAAGCTCAAGAACAAGCCTTGAGAATAACAATCCACCTCGCTGTGGCCGAAGCTTTGTAAACTGCAATGCGCAgcttgttgattttctttttttaatttcttttttgtcaatcctACTCTACTCTTATGCTAACtctcactttcagacttttgccctgcctccttACAaagcgtgggagtcgaaacccactcctgaaacaaATTCGTCCCCACCTTAACTCCCCTCCAAGAATATGGGGATTCAAACCCCCTACctctcccttccatgttggaagggtggctacTGGGGTAAAGCGGGAATTCAGGAATAGAACAAGAAATGACGGAagctaaaacatgaaaattttctaCCAGTGACATATCCTTTCTCAAATTTCttgtaattaattttaaaatttataagcaATGAGCGAGCTATTTCCTTGTAAGCGTGGCTGCTCAGTTGTTGCCGCCGtattaatgcaataaataattgGTATCTTGCGCCCAAAATGGCATATGGTTATGttggaaagaaaatcatttgtatGTGAAGACGtgtaatttgacaaattttaaatgaGAATGATCAAATGTCATCTTTTACTATAGtctaaataaaaattctaagcCTAAGATAATGTGAGGGATAACTCATTTTCAACCAAATTACACAATGGACTAACAATGGAAGAAGGCAATATCTTTGTAAATCCACTTCGTTTACTGCGTTTAGCAATCgagataaaattcgggataggatatgatttatcatatcttaAGTTTGGTGCTCGCTCAGGATAtgataaagtcgaatataagggggatataagtaggataaaattatcccatgggggagatgggataaaggtggatatgatttcatatcatatcatatctaatcctatcccgattagaaatccggaccACCAAACATAACCTGAGGAGTTAAATAAAATCAGTCCAAATCAATCTCAACTCGTTACGATATTTGAAGAAACACATTTCACGGTATACGAACAATTGTCCTTGCATTAAGTCTGAAATTTAGATAAACGATATAACCATTGCTAGGAGCTTTTGCTTCTGCTGTAAAGCTTGATGGAAACAAATTACTCTCCCCAAACACTTGGGGCAAAATCAATCTTCAACTTACAACACCAGAAAAACAGAATTGAACCCAATCTTTTACAGTGCATCTCCAGGAGAAGCTTGATCACCAGATATATTGCGGACTCGGCTCTGGACCTGTTGCACCACCTCCCGCACGTCCCTGCCCTTGATTCCTGGCTCCGAGTCGAAGTAACGCCAGTGGATTTCCTTGAGAACCTGAAGAGTGGTTGCTAACACGCAGTCTTGCTCACCATCGTGACCGAAGCTGGGCCGCACACTCCGCTTCTTGCTTCCGTGAGAGAAGAAGTAAAATGGCTCGATCGCTATCAGGTTGGCTGCATGATCCGGCCACACGGTCTCGGTGTCGTCCATGATCAGTATGTTGGATTCTTTGGCCAGGACCATGTCGAGGCTCTTGCGGCCTCTGACCGTGCAGTCCTCCCGTGCAATCACCCGATCGCTGAAGTATAGCCCATCGGGGTCCAGCAGCTTCGTCATCCTGGATGAATACACACGGCCACCCATCGTGTAGACCGTGAGCTCGAACATCTCATGGGCCTCTCTCAAGAACTCCCGCACGAACGGCCTCAGCTTGGTGATGGAACCCTCGCCGGCCTCTGTCCCGGTCAAGAAGACGTCGCCCTGGCCCTCCGGACCACCTACTGCGTTCCACTCGGCCTCGGGAATGAGTCGGTCCTCCTCCCCGGGGGTGAGATTGAAGAGCCGGATGGTGTGGAGGAGGGTGTGGTCCAAGTCGAGGACCAAGTGAAGCTTCTTCAACCCTAATGCGGCCGCGGTGCTCAGCTCACGCATCTTATCGGCGAACACGTAGCTAAGCCTAAAAGAAGGATGAAGGAAGCCAAAGGCAACGCTGTGATCATCGTCGACAGCGCTTTCGCACAACAAACACTTGCCTTCATGGATCGCGGGATGCTTGCACTCTACCTTTTGCCGTTTCGTCCCATCGCAAGCGATCGAAAAGGAGAGCGATGGGTTGGGGCAGGCGAAGGAGGTCGGCTTGGATTTAGACAGATTGGCCATGGCTGGTTCGAACGATGAATTTGAAGATGAGAGACGAGATGGAGGAGCCAGAGGGAGAGTAGCTTTGAAGTTTGTGTGTTTTATAGGGCTGTGAATGAATATGAGTCGGTGGTACCCTCCGTCCAATAAAATCTGGgttgtttgttcattttattttgttctttcaaaATAAAACGGAAGATGCCTGCAGCATGTTGTAGATCTTGCCATTTTCCTATGATGGAAATGTCTGAAAAAGCAAAGTTTTTATTTACTTGACGATAATTGACATGATAAAATCCGATATAAATATGGTGTGTTTACAATGTCTTTACGCGTATATAAAGCGACCTCAAcacaaatttattatatttggatAGTTGTTAATCATATTTTATGGTGAAAAACTAATaatcgaacaataaaataaacataatataaaaataatttaggtagAGCAGCACATGAATTTATTAAGCAATATAACGAAAATTATAATCACATTTGAGTTACTCAGATACTTTTAGTATTTTTTGACTCCCAAATTACATCAAGCTTATTGAAAATTTATCTTGAAACAACCTCTCCAGTTTACAAAggaattcataaattttaccaCAAGATTTATTAGTTTCAAAGTacttgtgatttttcatgatgtAATTCGCAAGCATAGCACACAATTGATTTTTAAGGTAATAAAACACATTTGCTCacgaaacaacaaaaaaaccaaCACCCATCTCTTATAGTATTTGgatctaaaaaggaaaactccTTTTGTGTGACTCAAATTGGGAAACCTACTAAAACTAGAAATCCAACTGTGACTTAGAAAGCATTCCCATAATGCCTTACGTGTTGGAGTGTCAAATCGCAAGCCTTATTTAGACTTGGAATTGCCATTTTTCACTTGCCGAAACTCAGATATATTCTCAACAATATTTTATATGCAAACAAATATGCACATAAATCACATTTAATTTGATTGTTACCAGATGCCATTTTaatatcaatataattattgaGAAACACACTTCTTAATTTAATCGATAAAAAATAACCCCAAAGTAATGtttgtgttacaaaaaatctcaaattggtatgcTCGTGCTATATTCACC
The sequence above is drawn from the Eucalyptus grandis isolate ANBG69807.140 chromosome 11, ASM1654582v1, whole genome shotgun sequence genome and encodes:
- the LOC104427937 gene encoding RNA polymerase II C-terminal domain phosphatase-like 4, with protein sequence MANLSKSKPTSFACPNPSLSFSIACDGTKRQKVECKHPAIHEGKCLLCESAVDDDHSVAFGFLHPSFRLSYVFADKMRELSTAAALGLKKLHLVLDLDHTLLHTIRLFNLTPGEEDRLIPEAEWNAVGGPEGQGDVFLTGTEAGEGSITKLRPFVREFLREAHEMFELTVYTMGGRVYSSRMTKLLDPDGLYFSDRVIAREDCTVRGRKSLDMVLAKESNILIMDDTETVWPDHAANLIAIEPFYFFSHGSKKRSVRPSFGHDGEQDCVLATTLQVLKEIHWRYFDSEPGIKGRDVREVVQQVQSRVRNISGDQASPGDAL